The following nucleotide sequence is from Phycisphaera sp..
TCGGCGCTCACGTTGTAGATCGCAAAGTGCTCGTCGTAGTTCTCGAGCTGTTCGGGCGAGCCGGCCAGCAGCAGCACCGTGCGCTCGTTCACAACCGTGTCGGGCCTGGCCGGCCGGAACACACCGCGGTCCCACAGGCCCACGACGTTCACGCCCAGGTCGCGCAGCCCGTTCTCGCGCAGGCTCTTGCCGATGAGCGGCGTACGAGCCGCGCTGGCCTCGGCGATGATCAGGTCGTCGAAGCGGGCCACCTCGTGCGTCACGGCGTCGCCGCCCGAGATGCACCGCGCCAGCGCCTGGCCCATCACGCGGTCGAGCCGAACGACGCCCGTCGCGCCGGCCATCTCCATGATGGGCACCGACGCGCCAAGATCGGCCGTGGCGAACACGGGCACCGTCTCGCTCACCGCGCGCACGGCGAACGCCACGGCGGTGTCCTGCGCATCGGTACGCGTCGTGGCGACCATCGCGGCGTTGTCCACGCGTGCGGCTTTGTAGGTCTCGGGGTCGTCGAGGTCGCCGACCATCACGCGAATGTCCTGGTCGTGCAGCTTGCGGGCGTGTTCGACGTCGGGCACCAGCACGACGTACTGCTGGCCGATCTGTCCGAGCTTGGCGATGAGCGCCTCGGTCACGGTGTCCAGGTGCGTCAGGATGACATGGTCCTTGGTCTCCGCGGGAAGCTCACGCGGGGTGCGGGCGGCGGTCTGGGCCTCGATCCATGGCGCATAGAAGAACTGGATGAACATGAACGGCAGCAGCGCGAGGAGGAAGATCGTGCCGCTGATGACCACGACGATCGAGAACAGCCGTCCGAGGTCGCTCTCGAAGGTGATGTCGCCGAAGCCCAGGGTGCTCATGGTGACCAGCACCCAGTACAGCCCGCTGAGCCACGTGTGGTCCTGCCCCTCGTGGTACTCCATGATGAGGTGGAAGAGCACCGTGTGGACGGCCATCAGGCCGACCAGGATCAGCATGAACCGCGCCAGCACCTTCAGGTTGCGCTGGGTCCGCCGCTGGCTGGTCAGGATCATGATCTGGGCGGCGATGGACTTCATGGCCAACGGTAGCGGGCGAATAAAAGGCGACCACCGCTAGATCGAGCAAGCCGATTTGATTGCTCGGTCGGGACACAGGGTGGAATCTCGGGCCATGCCCCCCAAATGAACCTGCCGGACGGCCCGCCGTGGCGCGTCCCCGCGAGCCCGGCCCACCCCCCGAACGGTGGGCTGGTGCCGTACACTGCCCGTTCTGGAGGTGTCTTTTATGGATAAGCGTCTGACCGTCGTTCCCGTTCTGGCCGCCCAGGCCCTGCTCGTCTCGTGTGCCGGGTCGGCCGAGGTGGGCACCAGCGAGCCGGCCCGCATCGTCGCGGTATCGGGGCAACCCCTATCGGCCCGCCAGGGCGGCAACCAGGATGGCGGCGACTACGCCGGCATGCTCCGTTACCCCGCCGTCAGCGACGAGCACATCGTGTTCTCGTACGGCAACGACCTCTGGCTGGTCTCGCGCGATGGCGGCCAGGCCTCGCCGCTGGCGAGCCCCGACGGCCAGGAACTCTTCCCCCGCTTCAGCCCCGACGGGTCGAGTGTGGTCTTCCAGGGCAACTACGACGGCGACCGCGACCTGTACACGCTGCCCATCGCCGGCGGCGTGCCCAGCCGCGTGACCCACCACCCCGCCAACGAGGCGCCCACCCAGTGGCACGACTCGGGCATCATGTTCTTCATGAGCGGCACTGCCGGCCTGGGCCGCCAGCAAGAGATCTTCCGCGTCTCGCCCGAGGGCGGCCTGCCCGAGCGCATGCCGGTGCCCTACGGCGCCAACGGCGTCTTGAATGACGACGGCACCTGGCTGGCCTACACGCCCATCCAGCGCGACGCGCGCACCTGGAAGCGGTACCGCGGCGGCATGGCCAGCGATATCTGGCTGTTCAACGTCGACACCAACGAGAGCCGCCAGATCACCGACTGGGAGGGCACCGACAGCCTGCCCATGTGGCACGGCGATTCGCTGTACTACGTCTCGGACGCCGGCGACGACCAC
It contains:
- a CDS encoding NAD-binding protein — translated: MKSIAAQIMILTSQRRTQRNLKVLARFMLILVGLMAVHTVLFHLIMEYHEGQDHTWLSGLYWVLVTMSTLGFGDITFESDLGRLFSIVVVISGTIFLLALLPFMFIQFFYAPWIEAQTAARTPRELPAETKDHVILTHLDTVTEALIAKLGQIGQQYVVLVPDVEHARKLHDQDIRVMVGDLDDPETYKAARVDNAAMVATTRTDAQDTAVAFAVRAVSETVPVFATADLGASVPIMEMAGATGVVRLDRVMGQALARCISGGDAVTHEVARFDDLIIAEASAARTPLIGKSLRENGLRDLGVNVVGLWDRGVFRPARPDTVVNERTVLLLAGSPEQLENYDEHFAIYNVSADPVIVIGNGRIGQATASALELRDIDYRMIERSERRVTNTEKTIVGDAAEPRVLEAAGLGKAPTVVITSNNDDVNLYLTLLCRKLRPDIEVIARCTLDKHVSALHRAGADFVQSYASTGASAIYNLLQHGRMVTIAQGLEIFDVKVPKSVAGKRIIDSGIREATGCTIVGYRDDSGLVANPPATTVLEADRGLVLIGDVEAHEAYRRKYSDG